A single Phoenix dactylifera cultivar Barhee BC4 chromosome 1, palm_55x_up_171113_PBpolish2nd_filt_p, whole genome shotgun sequence DNA region contains:
- the LOC103697003 gene encoding putative disease resistance protein RGA4 isoform X2, with product MASAFLSSILSKTSQVFGCVRSWAVSPSSSSDPRSSVLEDLKELERTLRRIKAVLHDAEEREIRDESVKIWLKELKEVAYEADDVLDEYQYEVLRAQVEGRASRKRKREEGDDEEEVSIPDGMGDRIRKIRERFDYISEDRDRLRLREEDGERRVLEAPCPAPTSHMVDELSIYGRERDKQEVINLLFSEGVGNGVSVIPIVGKGGLGKTTIAQLVYNDPKVKEYFNLTGWICVSDDFDVPRLTKAILESLTRSSCDLAQLSTLQDTLKEKLKRKRVLLVLDDVWNDQQSCWECLRKPFVGAETVRIIVTCRNDSVAEIMQTVRPYHPGYLSPEQSWSLFRHYAFGGRDPEEQPRLADIGKQIVKKCSGLPLAVKSIGSLLRYMADEDSWMDVIQSDVWEVDENVNEILPTLRLSYSRMPARLKPCLIYCSMFPKDYEFDKDELVRLWMAQGYIQTSGGRRRMADIGNEYFNDLERRSFFDSYWSKFKMHDMIHDLAKSIAGNECWAIVDKKLPSLSDEVRHLYVEDEKEFGKSLCSYNLRALRTLLIQHQFRFPTAIQKLIKFLLLLRCLRALEFCWEREDEIPDLLGNLKHLRYLHITSNKIEKLPESICPLYHLQTLVLECPHLAELPDGLGNLANLHHLQIVSRVILCLPARIGKLTNLQSLLGCYKVQGGIGGVLKDLVNLETLIISGLMNMVNIEDARDAGLKYKHELEGLMLAWNAVDCKNDPYHEENKDYYGLLHLEAFSEEHKDVPADEKREEAMLEYLQPHANLEKLLIEGYGGSKFPKWVGDPFSFASLQEIRIINCKKIRSLPLYIHDSLGKLDAPISKSMLERVSIFGCWQLTSITGLHYLHSLKVLEISFCPQLLILSEEGLPSNLQDLHIEECQQLTSLPGMQNIISLEKLTIKNCPQLQLLSEERLPSKLKCLHIEECQQLTSLSGMQNLTSLKALFIQNCPKLQIMAEDQLSSMPDEVKIADCPGSINWCQIQNINCIQVTSGNKLTISNKWENIMHGFGDLTSIEHLYFSSSWKFFWKTNSISVLEELTIWSCTHILPLEYLPELTSLRSLVIKDCPGVRLLRDELLPSMLKTLVVDSCENLRCLQLVQQNRDALEELQIVNCPKITMVQGLNCPFFPKFLTIEQCPQLPLSQDDRRPFIPPRVKIAGVLETKFYPPHSENKETIDDGTQEKQVLDCVKIEHANSAVSSIFDAADDCNMGQFLQLGLPSSCSSQSPVQSLQNHRDMELHNCTPTMELAKPLNEILLSFH from the exons ATGGCGAGCGCTTTCCTCTCTTCCATCCTATCAAAAACCAGCCAAGTGTTCGGCTGTGTTCGAAGTTGGGCAGTCTCGccgtcttcatcatcggatccaCGCAGCAGTGTCTTGGAAGATCTGAAGGAACTGGAGAGAACATTGAGGAGGATCAAGGCAGTGCTCCATGACGCGGAGGAGAGGGAGATACGAGACGAATCCGTCAAGATCTGGCTGAAGGAGCTTAAAGAAGTCGCTTATGAAGCAGACGACGTGCTGGACGAGTACCAGTACGAGGTACTGCGAGCCCAAGTGGAAGGCCGAGCTTCCCGCAAGAGGAAGCGAGAGGAAGGGGACGATGAGGAAGAG GTTTCAATTCCGGACGGCATGGGGGATAGAATCAGGAAGATCAGGGAGAGGTTTGATTATATCTCGGAGGATCGGGATCGCCTCCGTTTAAGAGAGGAAGATGGAGAGCGACGGGTTCTCGAAGCTCCGTGCCCAGCACCAACCAGCCACATGGTGGATGAGTTGAGTATTTATGGAAGGGAACGCGACAAGCAGGAGGTAATTAATTTGCTGTTTTCCGAGGGTGTGGGAAATGGTGTTTCTGTCATTCCGATTGTCGGCAAGGGGGGACTGGGAAAAACCACCATCGCCCAGCTGGTCTACAATGACCCCAAGGTAAAAGAATATTTCAATCTAACTGGATGGATTTGTGTATCCGATGATTTCGATGTTCCAAGGCTAACAAAGGCCATCCTTGAGTCTCTTACTCGAAGTTCTTGTGATCTTGCACAACTAAGCACACTTCAAGATACTCTCAAGGAAAAGCTGAAGAGGAAGAGAGTGTTGCTCGTGCTCGACGACGTCTGGAATGATCAGCAAAGCTGTTGGGAATGCTTAAGAAAACCCTTCGTTGGCGCAGAAACAGTAAGAATTATCGTGACCTGTAGGAATGATTCGGTTGCCGAGATCATGCAGACAGTTCGTCCTTATCATCCTGGCTACTTGTCTCCAGAGCAGTCTTGGTCATTATTCAGACATTATGCATTCGGTGGTCGAGACCCTGAAGAACAACCACGCTTGGCAGATATCGGTAAGCAGATTGTCAAGAAATGTTCCGGTTTACCATTGGCTGTGAAGTCAATAGGAAGCCTTCTAAGATACATGGCAGATGAAGATAGCTGGATGGATGTCATACAAAGTGATGTATGGGAAGTCGACGAGAATGTTAATGAGATTTTGCCAACTCTTAGATTAAGCTATAGCCGCATGCCAGCACGTCTAAAACCTTGTCTCATTTATTGTTCCATGTTTCCGAAGGATTATGAGTTTGACAAAGATGAATTAGTCCGATTGTGGATGGCACAAGGTTACATCCAAACATCTGGAGGTAGAAGAAGAATGGCAGACATTGGCAATGAATACTTCAATGACTTGGAAAGAAGATCATTCTTTGATTCCTATTGGTCTAAGTTTAAGATGCATGATATGATACATGATCTAGCAAAATCTATTGCAGGAAATGAGTGTTGGGCAATTGTGGATAAGAAGCTACCCAGTCTCTCCGATGAGGTTCGCCATTTATATGTGGAAGATGAAAAGGAATTTGGGAAATCACTGTGCTCGTATAATCTTAGGGCCTTACGGACCTTGTTAATACAACATCAGTTTAGATTTCCAACAGCAATCCAAAAATTAATCAAGTTTCTGCTGCTACTAAGATGTTTACGGGCTCTAGAATTTTGTTGGGAAAGGGAAGATGAGATCCCAGATTTACTCGGTAACCTGAAGCACTTGCGCTACTTACATATTACATCCAACAAAATTGAGAAGCTCCCTGAATCAATATGTCCCCTTTATCACCTACAGACGTTGGTACTTGAGTGCCCGCATCTTGCAGAGTTACCAGATGGTCTAGGCAACCTTGCTAACCTCCACCACCTACAAATTGTGAGCAGAGTAATTCTCTGCCTGCCAGCTAGGATCGGAAAACTAACAAATCTTCAGAGCTTGCTTGGATGTTATAAAGTGCAGGGTGGGATAGGAGGAGTGCTGAAGGATTTGGTGAACCTCGAAACTCTCATCATCTCAGGGCTCATGAACATGGTCAACATAGAGGATGCCAGAGATGCCGGTCTTAAATATAAGCATGAACTCGAGGGGTTGATGCTAGCTTGGAATGCGGTCGACTGCAAAAATGATCCGTATCATGAGGAAAATAAGGATTACTACGGATTACTACATCTAGAAGCTTTTTCAGAGGAACATAAGGATGTCCCAGCCGATGAAAAAAGGGAGGAAGCCATGCTTGAGTATCTCCAACCTCACGCCAACCTCGAAAAGTTGCTTATAGAAGGATATGGTGGTTCCAAGTTTCCAAAATGGGTGGGAGATCCTTTCTCCTTTGCATCACTTCAAGAAATCCGTATAATTAATTGTAAAAAAATACGGTCTCTTCCTCTATACATTCATGACTCTCTTGGAAAATTGGATGCACCCATATCAAAATCCATGCTTGAGAGGGTGTCCATTTTTGGTTGCTGGCAACTCACATCGATAACAGGGCTGCATTATCTCCACTCGCTTAAAGTACTGGAGATATCCTTTTGTCCTCAACTCCTGATATTATCAGAGGAAGGACTACCTTccaatcttcaagatctacatATTGAGGAGTGCCAGCAGTTGACATCCCTACCGGGGATGCAAAACATTATTTCTCttgaaaaattaactataaaAAATTGTCCTCAACTCCAACTCTTATCAGAGGAAAGACTGCCATCCAAGCTTAAATGTCTGCATATTGAGGAGTGCCAGCAATTGACATCACTGTCAGGGATGCAAAATCTTACTTCTCTCAAAGCATTATTTATACAAAATTGTCCTAAACTTCAGATCATGGCAGAAGATCAGCTCTCATCTATGCCTGACGAAGTGAAAATTGCTGATTGCCCTGGATCGATTAACTGGTGTCAAATACAAAATATCAACTGCATTCAG GTCACTTCGGGCAACAAACTGACTATATCGAACAAATGGGAGAACATAATGCATGGATTTGGTGATTTGACATCCATTGAGCATCTTTATTTCAGTAGTTCTTGGAAATTCTTTTGGAAAACAAACTCCATATCTGTACTTGAAGAGCTGACAATATGGAGTTGCACGCACATCCTACCACTAGAGTACCTGCCCGAGCTCACATCTCTTCGAAGCTTGGTTATAAAGGACTGTCCTGGTGTCCGACTCCTGCGAGATGAACTGCTCCCATCCATGCTCAAGACCTTGGTAGTTGATAGTTGTGAGAACCTAAGGTGTTTGCAGTTGGTGCAGCAGAATCGAGATGCACTTGAGGAGCTGCAGATTGTGAATTGCCCAAAGATCACTATGGTGCAAGGGCTGAATTGCCCTTTCTTCCCAAAATTCTTAACAATAGAACAATGCCCTCAACTTCCGCTTTCACAAGATGATCGGCGGCCATTTATTCCTCCACGTGTCAAAATTGCAGGAGTATTGGAGACAAAATTCTATCCTCCACATTCAG AGAACAAAGAAACAATTGATGATGGAACCCAGGAGAAACAAGTGTTGGATTGTGTGAAGATTGAGCATGCTAACAGTGCTGTATCTTCAATATTTGATGCAGCAGATGATTGTAACATGGGTCAATTCCTACAGCTCGGGCTTCCTTCTAGTTGCAGCTCACAGTCCCCGGTACAATCATTGCAAAACCATCG
- the LOC103697003 gene encoding putative disease resistance protein RGA4 isoform X1 produces MASAFLSSILSKTSQVFGCVRSWAVSPSSSSDPRSSVLEDLKELERTLRRIKAVLHDAEEREIRDESVKIWLKELKEVAYEADDVLDEYQYEVLRAQVEGRASRKRKREEGDDEEEVSIPDGMGDRIRKIRERFDYISEDRDRLRLREEDGERRVLEAPCPAPTSHMVDELSIYGRERDKQEVINLLFSEGVGNGVSVIPIVGKGGLGKTTIAQLVYNDPKVKEYFNLTGWICVSDDFDVPRLTKAILESLTRSSCDLAQLSTLQDTLKEKLKRKRVLLVLDDVWNDQQSCWECLRKPFVGAETVRIIVTCRNDSVAEIMQTVRPYHPGYLSPEQSWSLFRHYAFGGRDPEEQPRLADIGKQIVKKCSGLPLAVKSIGSLLRYMADEDSWMDVIQSDVWEVDENVNEILPTLRLSYSRMPARLKPCLIYCSMFPKDYEFDKDELVRLWMAQGYIQTSGGRRRMADIGNEYFNDLERRSFFDSYWSKFKMHDMIHDLAKSIAGNECWAIVDKKLPSLSDEVRHLYVEDEKEFGKSLCSYNLRALRTLLIQHQFRFPTAIQKLIKFLLLLRCLRALEFCWEREDEIPDLLGNLKHLRYLHITSNKIEKLPESICPLYHLQTLVLECPHLAELPDGLGNLANLHHLQIVSRVILCLPARIGKLTNLQSLLGCYKVQGGIGGVLKDLVNLETLIISGLMNMVNIEDARDAGLKYKHELEGLMLAWNAVDCKNDPYHEENKDYYGLLHLEAFSEEHKDVPADEKREEAMLEYLQPHANLEKLLIEGYGGSKFPKWVGDPFSFASLQEIRIINCKKIRSLPLYIHDSLGKLDAPISKSMLERVSIFGCWQLTSITGLHYLHSLKVLEISFCPQLLILSEEGLPSNLQDLHIEECQQLTSLPGMQNIISLEKLTIKNCPQLQLLSEERLPSKLKCLHIEECQQLTSLSGMQNLTSLKALFIQNCPKLQIMAEDQLSSMPDEVKIADCPGSINWCQIQNINCIQVTSGNKLTISNKWENIMHGFGDLTSIEHLYFSSSWKFFWKTNSISVLEELTIWSCTHILPLEYLPELTSLRSLVIKDCPGVRLLRDELLPSMLKTLVVDSCENLRCLQLVQQNRDALEELQIVNCPKITMVQGLNCPFFPKFLTIEQCPQLPLSQDDRRPFIPPRVKIAGVLETKFYPPHSENKETIDDGTQEKQVLDCVKIEHANSAVSSIFDAADDCNMGQFLQLGLPSSCSSQSPVQSLQNHRTCNASGFRPEASSETWSFIIALQLWSLQNHSMRSFYHSINSGGVLCPCYSAMWKVNAPEKSKSSLGWR; encoded by the exons ATGGCGAGCGCTTTCCTCTCTTCCATCCTATCAAAAACCAGCCAAGTGTTCGGCTGTGTTCGAAGTTGGGCAGTCTCGccgtcttcatcatcggatccaCGCAGCAGTGTCTTGGAAGATCTGAAGGAACTGGAGAGAACATTGAGGAGGATCAAGGCAGTGCTCCATGACGCGGAGGAGAGGGAGATACGAGACGAATCCGTCAAGATCTGGCTGAAGGAGCTTAAAGAAGTCGCTTATGAAGCAGACGACGTGCTGGACGAGTACCAGTACGAGGTACTGCGAGCCCAAGTGGAAGGCCGAGCTTCCCGCAAGAGGAAGCGAGAGGAAGGGGACGATGAGGAAGAG GTTTCAATTCCGGACGGCATGGGGGATAGAATCAGGAAGATCAGGGAGAGGTTTGATTATATCTCGGAGGATCGGGATCGCCTCCGTTTAAGAGAGGAAGATGGAGAGCGACGGGTTCTCGAAGCTCCGTGCCCAGCACCAACCAGCCACATGGTGGATGAGTTGAGTATTTATGGAAGGGAACGCGACAAGCAGGAGGTAATTAATTTGCTGTTTTCCGAGGGTGTGGGAAATGGTGTTTCTGTCATTCCGATTGTCGGCAAGGGGGGACTGGGAAAAACCACCATCGCCCAGCTGGTCTACAATGACCCCAAGGTAAAAGAATATTTCAATCTAACTGGATGGATTTGTGTATCCGATGATTTCGATGTTCCAAGGCTAACAAAGGCCATCCTTGAGTCTCTTACTCGAAGTTCTTGTGATCTTGCACAACTAAGCACACTTCAAGATACTCTCAAGGAAAAGCTGAAGAGGAAGAGAGTGTTGCTCGTGCTCGACGACGTCTGGAATGATCAGCAAAGCTGTTGGGAATGCTTAAGAAAACCCTTCGTTGGCGCAGAAACAGTAAGAATTATCGTGACCTGTAGGAATGATTCGGTTGCCGAGATCATGCAGACAGTTCGTCCTTATCATCCTGGCTACTTGTCTCCAGAGCAGTCTTGGTCATTATTCAGACATTATGCATTCGGTGGTCGAGACCCTGAAGAACAACCACGCTTGGCAGATATCGGTAAGCAGATTGTCAAGAAATGTTCCGGTTTACCATTGGCTGTGAAGTCAATAGGAAGCCTTCTAAGATACATGGCAGATGAAGATAGCTGGATGGATGTCATACAAAGTGATGTATGGGAAGTCGACGAGAATGTTAATGAGATTTTGCCAACTCTTAGATTAAGCTATAGCCGCATGCCAGCACGTCTAAAACCTTGTCTCATTTATTGTTCCATGTTTCCGAAGGATTATGAGTTTGACAAAGATGAATTAGTCCGATTGTGGATGGCACAAGGTTACATCCAAACATCTGGAGGTAGAAGAAGAATGGCAGACATTGGCAATGAATACTTCAATGACTTGGAAAGAAGATCATTCTTTGATTCCTATTGGTCTAAGTTTAAGATGCATGATATGATACATGATCTAGCAAAATCTATTGCAGGAAATGAGTGTTGGGCAATTGTGGATAAGAAGCTACCCAGTCTCTCCGATGAGGTTCGCCATTTATATGTGGAAGATGAAAAGGAATTTGGGAAATCACTGTGCTCGTATAATCTTAGGGCCTTACGGACCTTGTTAATACAACATCAGTTTAGATTTCCAACAGCAATCCAAAAATTAATCAAGTTTCTGCTGCTACTAAGATGTTTACGGGCTCTAGAATTTTGTTGGGAAAGGGAAGATGAGATCCCAGATTTACTCGGTAACCTGAAGCACTTGCGCTACTTACATATTACATCCAACAAAATTGAGAAGCTCCCTGAATCAATATGTCCCCTTTATCACCTACAGACGTTGGTACTTGAGTGCCCGCATCTTGCAGAGTTACCAGATGGTCTAGGCAACCTTGCTAACCTCCACCACCTACAAATTGTGAGCAGAGTAATTCTCTGCCTGCCAGCTAGGATCGGAAAACTAACAAATCTTCAGAGCTTGCTTGGATGTTATAAAGTGCAGGGTGGGATAGGAGGAGTGCTGAAGGATTTGGTGAACCTCGAAACTCTCATCATCTCAGGGCTCATGAACATGGTCAACATAGAGGATGCCAGAGATGCCGGTCTTAAATATAAGCATGAACTCGAGGGGTTGATGCTAGCTTGGAATGCGGTCGACTGCAAAAATGATCCGTATCATGAGGAAAATAAGGATTACTACGGATTACTACATCTAGAAGCTTTTTCAGAGGAACATAAGGATGTCCCAGCCGATGAAAAAAGGGAGGAAGCCATGCTTGAGTATCTCCAACCTCACGCCAACCTCGAAAAGTTGCTTATAGAAGGATATGGTGGTTCCAAGTTTCCAAAATGGGTGGGAGATCCTTTCTCCTTTGCATCACTTCAAGAAATCCGTATAATTAATTGTAAAAAAATACGGTCTCTTCCTCTATACATTCATGACTCTCTTGGAAAATTGGATGCACCCATATCAAAATCCATGCTTGAGAGGGTGTCCATTTTTGGTTGCTGGCAACTCACATCGATAACAGGGCTGCATTATCTCCACTCGCTTAAAGTACTGGAGATATCCTTTTGTCCTCAACTCCTGATATTATCAGAGGAAGGACTACCTTccaatcttcaagatctacatATTGAGGAGTGCCAGCAGTTGACATCCCTACCGGGGATGCAAAACATTATTTCTCttgaaaaattaactataaaAAATTGTCCTCAACTCCAACTCTTATCAGAGGAAAGACTGCCATCCAAGCTTAAATGTCTGCATATTGAGGAGTGCCAGCAATTGACATCACTGTCAGGGATGCAAAATCTTACTTCTCTCAAAGCATTATTTATACAAAATTGTCCTAAACTTCAGATCATGGCAGAAGATCAGCTCTCATCTATGCCTGACGAAGTGAAAATTGCTGATTGCCCTGGATCGATTAACTGGTGTCAAATACAAAATATCAACTGCATTCAG GTCACTTCGGGCAACAAACTGACTATATCGAACAAATGGGAGAACATAATGCATGGATTTGGTGATTTGACATCCATTGAGCATCTTTATTTCAGTAGTTCTTGGAAATTCTTTTGGAAAACAAACTCCATATCTGTACTTGAAGAGCTGACAATATGGAGTTGCACGCACATCCTACCACTAGAGTACCTGCCCGAGCTCACATCTCTTCGAAGCTTGGTTATAAAGGACTGTCCTGGTGTCCGACTCCTGCGAGATGAACTGCTCCCATCCATGCTCAAGACCTTGGTAGTTGATAGTTGTGAGAACCTAAGGTGTTTGCAGTTGGTGCAGCAGAATCGAGATGCACTTGAGGAGCTGCAGATTGTGAATTGCCCAAAGATCACTATGGTGCAAGGGCTGAATTGCCCTTTCTTCCCAAAATTCTTAACAATAGAACAATGCCCTCAACTTCCGCTTTCACAAGATGATCGGCGGCCATTTATTCCTCCACGTGTCAAAATTGCAGGAGTATTGGAGACAAAATTCTATCCTCCACATTCAG AGAACAAAGAAACAATTGATGATGGAACCCAGGAGAAACAAGTGTTGGATTGTGTGAAGATTGAGCATGCTAACAGTGCTGTATCTTCAATATTTGATGCAGCAGATGATTGTAACATGGGTCAATTCCTACAGCTCGGGCTTCCTTCTAGTTGCAGCTCACAGTCCCCGGTACAATCATTGCAAAACCATCG